The Trichosurus vulpecula isolate mTriVul1 chromosome 3, mTriVul1.pri, whole genome shotgun sequence genome includes a window with the following:
- the PFDN4 gene encoding prefoldin subunit 4 isoform X1 produces the protein MAATMKKAAAEDVNVTFEDQQKINKFARNTSRITELKEEIDVKKKQLQNLEDACDDVMMMDEDSLMIPYQIGDVFISHSQDETQEMLEEAKKNLQDEIEALESRVESIQRVLADLKVQLYAKFGSNINLEADDS, from the exons GCTGCAGAAGATGTCAATGTTACTTTTGAAGACCAACAAAAGATTAACAAATTTGCACGGAATACTAGTAGAATCACAGaactgaaggaagaaatagacgtTAAAAAG AAACAGCTTCAAAATTTAGAGGATGCTTGTGATGATGTAATGATGATGGATGAAGATTCTTTAATGATTCCCTACCAAATTGGTGATGTTTTTATTAGCCACTCTCAAGATGAAACTCAAGAAATGTTGGAAGAAGCTAAG aaaaATTTGCAAGATGAAATTGAAGCATTAGAATCCAGAGTTGAATCAATCCAACGGGTGTTAGCTGATTTGAAAGTTCAGTTATATGCAAAATTTGGGAGCAACATAAACCTTGAAGCAGATGACagttaa